A single region of the Ancylobacter novellus DSM 506 genome encodes:
- a CDS encoding GNAT family N-acetyltransferase produces MAPAEAASGALVFRPARPEDLVAIVGLFVGDEAGGHGDTLDDAVMPRYEAALARILASPNDRLYVAEEEGRVVGTFQLTFIQTLVHRGRLRATVESVHVAGDRRSRGIGAAMIAFAVEEARKAGAGVVQLTSNKRRTQAHRFYEQIGFTRSHEGFKMELDEQA; encoded by the coding sequence ATGGCGCCGGCGGAGGCGGCTTCCGGCGCGCTGGTCTTCCGGCCGGCGCGGCCGGAGGATCTGGTCGCGATCGTCGGCCTGTTCGTCGGCGACGAGGCCGGCGGCCATGGCGACACGCTGGATGACGCGGTGATGCCGCGTTACGAGGCCGCGCTCGCCCGCATCCTGGCGAGCCCCAATGACCGTCTCTATGTCGCCGAGGAGGAGGGCCGGGTGGTCGGCACCTTCCAGCTGACCTTCATCCAGACCCTCGTCCATCGCGGGCGGCTGCGGGCGACGGTGGAATCGGTACATGTCGCCGGCGACCGGCGCAGCCGCGGCATCGGCGCGGCGATGATCGCCTTTGCGGTCGAGGAGGCGCGCAAGGCCGGCGCCGGCGTGGTGCAGCTCACTTCGAACAAGCGCCGCACGCAGGCCCACCGCTTCTATGAGCAGATTGGCTTCACGCGCAGCCACGAGGGCTTCAAGATGGAGCTCGACGAGCAGGCGTGA